TGCGCTAAAGCAACGTTGCGTCGACGAGGGAGTAACAAGCGTCCTGATCATGTGCGATGGCGAAGGAGACCTTGGAGCGCCCGACCGCGCGGCTCGTAGCGAGGCGGTTGCAAACCACCGCAAGTGGGTCGATGCGGCGCTCGCGCTGGGGTGCCACGCGGTTCGCGTCAACGCCCATTCAACCGGCACGCGCGACGAGCAGGTGAAACTCGTCGCCGATGGCTTACGTCAGCTCGCCGAGCATGCGGCTCCCCATGGGCTCAACGTCCTTGTGGAAAATCATGGCGGATTTTCATCGGACGGAGCGTGGGTCGCGGAAGTCATGCGAAAGGTCGACTTGCCGAACTGCGGAACGCTTCCAGACTTCGGCAACTTCAACGACTACGACCGCTACCAAGGCGTCGCCGAGATGATGCCGTTTGCCAAAGGGATCAGTGCAAAAAGCTTCCGATTTAACGACGAGGGGAATGAAACCGAAACTGACTTTAAGCGGATGATGGAGATCGCCGTCCGCGCTGGCTTCCATGGCTACGTCGGCATCGAATGGGAAGGAAAAGTTCCGGCCCAGGAGCGCGAAGGGATTCTGCTGACAAAGCAACTACTAGAGCGAGTCCGCGAGTCACTCGCTTCAAAGTAAGCTCAATAGCTCAAGCCATCACATGCTTGAGGCCGCGGTTCCCGTCGCGCTGCAAACCAAGGGTTCATTACGACCCTGGCTTCCCGGCTTCGTAGATCTCCGCGACTTCAGCAGCCGACAACGGCGTGTCGAAAATGATGAACTCATCGACCCGACCATTCAAGCTCCGAGTCCGATAGGTGCTGTAGTCTTGCGGCGTCCAGTTGCCGAGCTCCGCAGTTCCGATGCGCAGCGGCGTCGCGACGGTAATCTTTTCCGCGCTGACTTCCACGCCGTCGACATAGTGATGAACGGTCCCCGTCTCGCCGTTGTAAACGCAGGCGAGATGGACCCATCGCCCCAGATCATTCGAATTGATCACCGACGGCGAGTAAAAGTCATGAGAGAATTCGGGATCCGCCTTCACGCCCAGCAATAGCTGTCCGGTTTCGGTAATCTGCCAATGGAGCTCGCCCTGCTCGTGGCCGTCGCACAGCATCAGCGAGCTTAGCCAGCGCTCAAGCCCCTCGATGCGAACCCAGACGGAGAATGAGGCTGAGGCGTATTCTCCGGGCACGTTGATGCGAACGCGGTCGCTCGTCCGCTTGAACTCCAAGGCGCTCTTCCCGTTCCAACGCCCTGTGGTCCAGTGGCAACCGACGATCGCCCCGTTCAAGATCGCGTTGTCGTGCGAACTCTTGTTACGAATCTCACGCTCCCAGCCGTCCTGGTTATCGAAGTCGTAGTAGAGCAGCACATTGGGCTGCGATCTTAATTGCCGGCTATACGCGAACCACTCCTGGTGACGCCGCTGCTGAGCCGCCTCGGAAATTTCCAGCAACTGCTTCCGGCCGATCAATTCCGATTCACGCCCCTCGATCCGCGCCAAATTGCCGGCGATGTTCGAGCGAACAGCCTTCCCTTTCGTCAACAACTCCGCCAGCACGCGATCCTCAGGACGGATGTCCCATAGCTCTACTTCGCCGTCGAGGACATGAAACTCGCTGACGCCCTCTTCCTCAACTTTGACGGTGAACTCCGTGCCAAGGTCAACAGCCGCATAGGACGGCGTGTCGATGGTGAAGCCCTTCGCATGCTTGGGGACGTGCGCTCTGATTTTCCCTAAGCGGCAAATGACGCGATCAGCCGACACCAATTCGAAGTCGGCCGGACCTTCGATAATGGCGACGGCGCCCGTGAAAAACTCGACTTGAATCAAACCTTCGTCGAGCCGAAATCTACCGGGCTCCAGCGGACCGCCAGCACGAATCGCCGAGTTGGCGTCACCCCACTTGGCGCCAGTCGCCTGGCTCAGCATGGCGACGGCTCGCGACTTCTCTTCCGTCGCATTTGGCGCCGTCCGAATTGGCGGCACGCTCAAATTGGCCGCAGGAAGCGAATCGGTGCTCGCGGCAGGCTGGGCGTCGACTAGCAACGGCTTGTCGCCTCGGCTTCCACGATTTAGGTACGCACCGATGCCCAGCAGAATCGCCGCAGCTACGGCGGCCGCTACCCACTGCCGTTTCGTGAATCGCGAACGCCGCTGCTCCGCGGCGAGCTGCGTCTGCGGCGTTACGGACTGGTAATCGTCGCTAGGCGCCGCTAGCGACAGCGGCTGCTTGCGCAACACCGGAGGATTCGCATTCTCCAACCCCGCACTAAAATCGAGGTGGAGCAAGACGTGCACGCGCATAATCGCGCAATACATATCCTGCAGTTCCGGATTGTCGCGCAGTAATTCTCCCAGGCGTTCACGCTCGTCCGTCGTCAACTCGCCGTCGATGAGTTGCGACAACAGCTTGCGGGCTTCGCGTGCCGGCTCGTCGG
This sequence is a window from Lacipirellula parvula. Protein-coding genes within it:
- a CDS encoding sugar phosphate isomerase/epimerase family protein is translated as MNHLDFPAFAKRECGIDAVEYVNQFFMKHAKDDKYLAALKQRCVDEGVTSVLIMCDGEGDLGAPDRAARSEAVANHRKWVDAALALGCHAVRVNAHSTGTRDEQVKLVADGLRQLAEHAAPHGLNVLVENHGGFSSDGAWVAEVMRKVDLPNCGTLPDFGNFNDYDRYQGVAEMMPFAKGISAKSFRFNDEGNETETDFKRMMEIAVRAGFHGYVGIEWEGKVPAQEREGILLTKQLLERVRESLASK
- a CDS encoding LamG-like jellyroll fold domain-containing protein, producing the protein MTAPRYPADEPAREARKLLSQLIDGELTTDERERLGELLRDNPELQDMYCAIMRVHVLLHLDFSAGLENANPPVLRKQPLSLAAPSDDYQSVTPQTQLAAEQRRSRFTKRQWVAAAVAAAILLGIGAYLNRGSRGDKPLLVDAQPAASTDSLPAANLSVPPIRTAPNATEEKSRAVAMLSQATGAKWGDANSAIRAGGPLEPGRFRLDEGLIQVEFFTGAVAIIEGPADFELVSADRVICRLGKIRAHVPKHAKGFTIDTPSYAAVDLGTEFTVKVEEEGVSEFHVLDGEVELWDIRPEDRVLAELLTKGKAVRSNIAGNLARIEGRESELIGRKQLLEISEAAQQRRHQEWFAYSRQLRSQPNVLLYYDFDNQDGWEREIRNKSSHDNAILNGAIVGCHWTTGRWNGKSALEFKRTSDRVRINVPGEYASASFSVWVRIEGLERWLSSLMLCDGHEQGELHWQITETGQLLLGVKADPEFSHDFYSPSVINSNDLGRWVHLACVYNGETGTVHHYVDGVEVSAEKITVATPLRIGTAELGNWTPQDYSTYRTRSLNGRVDEFIIFDTPLSAAEVAEIYEAGKPGS